From a region of the Fusobacterium periodonticum ATCC 33693 genome:
- a CDS encoding DUF4253 domain-containing protein translates to MSNIENFKELYNFEFEEIKDTDMYYRDIEKKYLASYKEGKEKGFTPVFLVLYNTLLEKFEIDMEDEDTDNIMDIVKSNLEKYKDINAVELLKKFQKENTEDSRESIDDYFTEKDYKYDDSEKYNLELSTLFDYDNYLKDDVILVKVPTEKPYEVLGYFGMGGYNECPFPAEQVAVAKYWYEKYGAVPAVITYDTIVFYVERPVQTLEETKKLAMEHYAFCDDVVYQCYCTFEGLADALYKNIQWYFWWDKKIKF, encoded by the coding sequence ATGTCAAATATAGAAAATTTTAAAGAATTATATAATTTTGAATTTGAAGAAATAAAAGATACAGATATGTATTATAGAGATATAGAAAAGAAATATCTTGCCTCTTATAAAGAGGGAAAAGAAAAAGGTTTTACACCCGTATTTTTAGTTCTTTATAATACCTTATTAGAAAAATTTGAAATAGATATGGAAGATGAAGATACAGATAACATAATGGATATAGTGAAATCAAATCTTGAAAAATACAAAGATATTAATGCAGTTGAGCTTCTAAAAAAATTTCAAAAAGAAAATACAGAAGATTCAAGAGAAAGTATAGATGATTATTTCACAGAAAAAGATTATAAATATGATGATAGTGAAAAATATAATTTAGAGCTTTCAACTTTATTTGATTATGATAATTATTTAAAAGATGATGTTATTTTAGTGAAAGTTCCTACAGAGAAACCTTATGAAGTTTTAGGTTATTTTGGAATGGGTGGCTACAATGAATGTCCTTTTCCAGCAGAACAAGTAGCAGTTGCTAAATATTGGTATGAAAAATATGGAGCAGTACCAGCAGTTATAACTTATGATACAATAGTATTTTATGTAGAAAGACCTGTTCAAACTTTGGAAGAAACAAAAAAACTAGCAATGGAACACTATGCTTTTTGTGATGATGTTGTATACCAATGTTATTGTACCTTTGAAGGTTTAGCAGATGCTTTATATAAAAATATACAATGGTATTTTTGGTGGGATAAAAAAATAAAATTTTAA
- a CDS encoding DUF4253 domain-containing protein, whose protein sequence is MSNIENFKELYNFEFEEIKAESFEEIEKKYLAAYKDGKEKGYTPVFLVLDDNLFETFEINMEDEDTDNMMVLVKSNLKKYKNINAVKFLEKFQGQTTEDVKENIDEYFSEIDYKFDESEKYNLELSTVFDYDGNFKDNVILVKVPTTKPYEVLAYFGMGGYNSCPFPAEQVAVAKYWYEKYGAVPAAITYDEIEFYVEKPVQTLEEAKKLAVEHYAFCYDLVDQCYGTFEKLVDGLYKNIQWYFWWD, encoded by the coding sequence ATGTCAAATATAGAAAATTTTAAAGAATTATATAATTTTGAATTTGAAGAAATAAAAGCTGAAAGTTTTGAAGAAATTGAAAAGAAATATTTAGCTGCATATAAAGATGGTAAAGAAAAAGGATATACTCCTGTATTTTTAGTTCTTGATGATAACTTATTTGAAACATTTGAAATAAATATGGAAGATGAAGATACTGACAATATGATGGTTCTCGTCAAATCAAATCTTAAAAAATATAAAAATATAAATGCAGTTAAGTTTTTGGAAAAATTTCAAGGACAAACTACAGAAGATGTAAAAGAAAATATAGATGAATACTTTTCAGAAATTGATTATAAATTTGATGAAAGTGAAAAATACAATTTAGAACTTTCAACTGTTTTTGATTATGATGGGAATTTTAAGGATAATGTTATTTTAGTAAAAGTTCCTACAACAAAGCCTTATGAAGTTTTAGCTTACTTTGGAATGGGTGGCTATAATTCATGTCCTTTTCCAGCAGAACAAGTAGCTGTTGCTAAGTATTGGTATGAAAAGTATGGAGCAGTACCAGCAGCTATCACTTATGATGAAATAGAATTCTATGTTGAAAAGCCTGTTCAAACTTTAGAAGAAGCTAAAAAATTAGCAGTGGAACATTATGCTTTTTGTTATGATTTAGTTGACCAATGTTATGGAACATTTGAAAAATTAGTAGATGGTTTATATAAAAATATACAATGGTATTTTTGGTGGGATTAA